Proteins from a genomic interval of Medicago truncatula cultivar Jemalong A17 chromosome 3, MtrunA17r5.0-ANR, whole genome shotgun sequence:
- the LOC11417835 gene encoding uncharacterized protein has translation MVRKGDIVWVREIQFPHNNNNYNWSPALVTSSNHLGISLSFFNNPNTTQRTFFLQSEVIPFDELPFSNDTFQCEAFRSALRLFGLRIVSSLRCRCITGHNQEERVLHGSGYQFDPVGVLAFVLDAAVLPWVEASCAVDAVKVVAQVHAFRHYSSIKQKKVYREAPKLGDNVKVHQCPSLSQKKITTDAIRRLKPTVPDLEGHSVQLFQNKILIIPDAAATSGKAELFMHSPALSPFHIWGKNLKLERKNHPRLKNILEHGMVDMCFENCSRMSEAHFSIASNFKTHFSSLPDIETTICLNRKRKRPDKHALCPQIGRAQENEGFAYISKNTRPRISNISTLEPEESIRKDILSCTHFHETSIIFTDEVHKVDMERFQNLMFQQSFTCESSPSLASGFHSDNLEANASATKVKSVLRSSSSVYQERLQRSCDGDISITPLKPKESARLKSFSGDRSPIIFSSKVREQSETHVPICSKFLNMKFPKNFNLPSKEHLIKKFSVFGTVDSSNTRVFCYTGSARVAFFKESDAVAAYQFAKRKVQFGEANIRFWLDPFEHKRRKLKNLYHVHPSAKLTGSPLKSCLKKSNSLKQENIKKRRMFNATQHKRTMQVMNIGSLEL, from the exons atggTTCGAAAAGGTGATATTGTTTGGGTAAGAGAAATTCAGTTCcctcacaacaacaacaactacaattGGTCTCCAGCTTTAGTTACATCTTCCAACCACCTCGGCATCTcactttccttcttcaacaacCCCAACACCACACAACGCACCTTCTTTCTTCAATCCGAAGTTATTCCTTTCGATGAATTACCCTTTTCAAACGATACATTTCAATGCGAAGCCTTCCGTTCTGCACTTAGGTTATTCGGTCTCAGAATCGTTTCAAGTTTGCGGTGCCGTTGTATAACGGGTCATAACCAAGAGGAGAGGGTTTTACACGGGTCGGGTTATCAGTTTGACCCGGTTGGAGTTTTGGCTTTTGTTTTAGATGCTGCTGTTTTGCCTTGGGTTGAGGCTTCGTGTGCTGTTGATGCTGTTAAAGTCGTTGCTCAGGTTCATGCTTTTCGTCACTACTCTTCAATTAAGCAGAAGAAAGTCTACAGAGAAGCTCCAAAATTag GTGATAATGTGAAGGTGCATCAATGTCCCTCTTTGAGTCAGAAAAAAATTACCACTGATGCTATAAGAAGATTGAAGCCAACAGTTCCTGATCTGGAAGGACATTCTGTACAGTTGTTTcagaataaaattttgattattcCAGACGCTGCAGCTACCAGTGGTAAGGCTGAACTCTTTATGCATTCTCCTGCCTTAAGCCCGTTCCACATTTGGGGAAAGAATCTAAAGTTGGAAAGGAAGAACCATCCGAgacttaaaaatatattagagcATGGAATGGTTGATATGTGCTTTGAAAATTGTTCTAGAATGAGTGAAGCTCATTTTTCTATCGCTTCCAATTTCAAGACTCATTTCTCTAGTTTGCCTGACATAGAAACCACTATATGCCTTAACAGAAAAAGAAAGCGACCAGATAAACATGCTTTATGTCCTCAAATTGGCAGAGCTCAAGAAAATGAAGGTTTTGCATACATCTCAAAAAATACCAGACCTAGGATCTCAAACATCAGTACTCTTGAACCAGAAGAAAGTATTCGAAAAGACATTCTGTCCTGCACACACTTTCATGAAACTAGCATAATCTTCACTGATGAGGTCCATAAAGTGGATATGGAAAGATTTCAAAACTTGATGTTCCAACAGTCTTTTACATGTGAATCATCTCCTAGTTTAGCGTCTGGCTTCCATTCTGATAATCTTGAGGCTAATGCCAGTGCAACAAAAGTAAAATCTGTATTAAGATCTAGCTCTTCTGTTTACCAGGAGAGGCTGCAAAGAAGTTGTGATGGTGATATAAGTATAACACCTCTTAAGCCAAAAGAGTCAGCAAGATTAAAATCATTTTCTGGAGATCGTTCGCCAATTATATTCAGTTCAAAAGTCAGAGAGCAATCAGAAACTCATGTTCCCATTTGTTCTAAATTTCTGAACATGAAGTTCCCCAAGAATTTCAATCTACCATCAAAGGAACATTTGATAAAGAAGTTCAGTGTATTTGGCACTGTAGATTCTTCAAACACACGTGTCTTTTGTTACACTGGATCAGCTCGGGTGGCTTTTTTCAAAGAAAGTGACGCAGTTGCTGCATATCAATTTGCCAAAAGAAAGGTCCAGTTTGGTGAGGCTAATATCCGGTTTTGGCTAGATCCTTTTGAACACAAACGAAGAAAGTTGAAGAATTTATATCATGTGCATCCCTCAGCAAAACTAACAGGATCACCTCTGAAATCATGTCTGAAAAAATCCAATTCCTTGAAACAGGAAAACATAAAGAAACGTAGG ATGTTCAATGCAACTCAACATAAAAGAACTATGCAGGTTATGAACATTGGTTCCTTGGAGTTATAA
- the LOC11415252 gene encoding F-box/kelch-repeat protein At3g23880 isoform X2, whose translation MAEGRSDGEEDDPNDIVPTSLTLTPETITSPPPLPILPFDVLTDILCMLPVKLLVQLRCLCKFFNSLISDPKFVKKHLQSSTKRRHLMLTTIDHQQQFVMYDSPIPSLFSTSTIVAQTQLYPPNGDTYASVKCSCDGIFLGTDYWKRIDDIPYYCTICRSGLYVSGAVNWYVHDESDSSLYFILSLDLENESYQELYPPDFEDESYSWTLGVLSDYLCVFATSDMFLNVWIMKEYGNQESWTKLCSVPDMHDHGFQASAAVYISEDDQLLLQCYEFDSGEEKLVVYDSKTGIFNILEFQNNYEHISQKVYIESLISP comes from the exons ATGGCGGAGGGTAGAAGCGACGGGGAAGAAGATGACCCAAATGACATCGTCCCTACTTCTCTCACACTCACGCCCGAAACCATAACATCTCCGCCGCCGCTTCCGATTCTTCCGTTTGATGTTCTGACTGACATTCTCTGTATGCTTCCGGTGAAATTACTCGTGCAGCTTCGGTGCCTTTGTAAGTTCTTCAATTCACTTATTTCTGATCCTAAATTCGTAAAGAAGCATCTTCAATCGTCAACTAAGCGCCGCCACCTTATGCTAACAACTATTGATCATCAACAACAGTTTGTTATGTATGATTCTCCAATCCCTTCGCTTTTTTCTACTTCAACCATTGTTGCACAAACACAACTTTACCCTCCTAATGGAGATACCTACGCATCAGTGAAGTGCTCTTGCGATGGCATCTTTTTGG GGACTGATTATTGGAAAAGAATAGACGACATCCCATATTATTGCACAATCTGTAGATCGGGATTATATGTCAGTGGTGCTGTTAATTGGTATGTACATGATGAATCAGATAGTTCTTTGTACTTCATTCTTTCTCTTGATTTAGAAAATGAGTCATATCAAGAGCTTTACCCACCTGATTTCGAGGATGAGTCATATTCCTGGACATTGGGTGTGCTGAGTGATTACTTGTGTGTCTTTGCAACTAGTGATATGTTTTTGAATGTTTGGATTATGAAGGAATATGGAAATCAAGAGTCTTGGACTAAATTGTGCAGTGTTCCTGACATGCACGATCACGGTTTCCAAGCATCTGCCGCTGTATATATTTCTGAGGATGATCAACTGCTCTTGCAGTGTTACGAGTTTGACAGTGGCGAGGAGAAGTTGGTTGTCTACGATTCCAAAACTGGTATTTTTAATATTCTTGAGTTTCAAAACAACTATGAACATATATCCCAAAAAGTCTACATTGAGAGTTTAATATCACCTTAA
- the LOC11415252 gene encoding F-box/kelch-repeat protein At3g23880 isoform X1 translates to MAEGRSDGEEDDPNDIVPTSLTLTPETITSPPPLPILPFDVLTDILCMLPVKLLVQLRCLCKFFNSLISDPKFVKKHLQSSTKRRHLMLTTIDHQQQFVMYDSPIPSLFSTSTIVAQTQLYPPNGDTYASVKCSCDGIFLGMFSHTSYFLWNPSIRKFKLLPPLENQDKSAPFTIIVPYTISFGYDCFIDKYKVIAVSSKNEVFLYTLGTDYWKRIDDIPYYCTICRSGLYVSGAVNWYVHDESDSSLYFILSLDLENESYQELYPPDFEDESYSWTLGVLSDYLCVFATSDMFLNVWIMKEYGNQESWTKLCSVPDMHDHGFQASAAVYISEDDQLLLQCYEFDSGEEKLVVYDSKTGIFNILEFQNNYEHISQKVYIESLISP, encoded by the coding sequence ATGGCGGAGGGTAGAAGCGACGGGGAAGAAGATGACCCAAATGACATCGTCCCTACTTCTCTCACACTCACGCCCGAAACCATAACATCTCCGCCGCCGCTTCCGATTCTTCCGTTTGATGTTCTGACTGACATTCTCTGTATGCTTCCGGTGAAATTACTCGTGCAGCTTCGGTGCCTTTGTAAGTTCTTCAATTCACTTATTTCTGATCCTAAATTCGTAAAGAAGCATCTTCAATCGTCAACTAAGCGCCGCCACCTTATGCTAACAACTATTGATCATCAACAACAGTTTGTTATGTATGATTCTCCAATCCCTTCGCTTTTTTCTACTTCAACCATTGTTGCACAAACACAACTTTACCCTCCTAATGGAGATACCTACGCATCAGTGAAGTGCTCTTGCGATGGCATCTTTTTGGGTATGTTCTCTCATACTTCTTATTTCTTGTGGAACCCTTCCATTAGAAAGTTTAAGTTATTGCCTCCATTGGAAAATCAAGACAAAAGTGCTCCTTTTACCATAATTGTTCCTTATACCATAAGCTTTGGGTATGATTGTTTCATTGATAAGTATAAGGTCATTGCTGTTTCTTCCAAAAATGAAGTTTTTCTTTATACTTTAGGGACTGATTATTGGAAAAGAATAGACGACATCCCATATTATTGCACAATCTGTAGATCGGGATTATATGTCAGTGGTGCTGTTAATTGGTATGTACATGATGAATCAGATAGTTCTTTGTACTTCATTCTTTCTCTTGATTTAGAAAATGAGTCATATCAAGAGCTTTACCCACCTGATTTCGAGGATGAGTCATATTCCTGGACATTGGGTGTGCTGAGTGATTACTTGTGTGTCTTTGCAACTAGTGATATGTTTTTGAATGTTTGGATTATGAAGGAATATGGAAATCAAGAGTCTTGGACTAAATTGTGCAGTGTTCCTGACATGCACGATCACGGTTTCCAAGCATCTGCCGCTGTATATATTTCTGAGGATGATCAACTGCTCTTGCAGTGTTACGAGTTTGACAGTGGCGAGGAGAAGTTGGTTGTCTACGATTCCAAAACTGGTATTTTTAATATTCTTGAGTTTCAAAACAACTATGAACATATATCCCAAAAAGTCTACATTGAGAGTTTAATATCACCTTAA
- the LOC11423007 gene encoding uncharacterized protein has product MASLAVCSKLVLIFCGTLPLENFGNSRRTCSFLRFLFYVRLEDIPTNYHIHRSQIFLSGTVNWLASNNSSMYFILSLDLEESYRQLWLPDLEKESYRQLWLPDFENENENGPWILDVMRNCMCVFATSDVFLDVWIMEYGSEESWTKLYSVPNMQHRGLEVYKALYISEDDQLLLQCYEIESGDMKLVVYDSKNGTLNIPEFQNNYEQIYPNVYIASLISP; this is encoded by the exons ATGGCATCTTTAGCGGTGTGCTCAAAGCTGGTTCTTATTTTCTGTGGAACCCTTCCATTAGAAAAT TTTGGAAATTCCAGGCGAACGTGTTCTTTTCTACGTTTTCTTTTCTACGTAAGACTCGAAGACATCCCAACTAATTACCACATCCATAGATCACAAATATTTTTGAGTGGCACTGTAAATTGGTTGGCAAGCAATAATTCAAGTATGTATTTCATTCTTTCGCTTGATTTAGAGGAGTCATATCGACAGCTTTGGCTACCTGATTTAGAGAAGGAGTCGTATCGACAACTTTGGCTACCTGATTTCGAGAATGAGAATGAAAATGGTCCGTGGATCTTGGATGTGATGAGGAATTGCATGTGTGTCTTTGCAACTAGTGATGTGTTTTTGGATGTTTGGATTATGGAGTATGGAAGTGAAGAGTCTTGGACTAAATTGTACAGTGTTCCTAACATGCAACATCGGGGTTTAGAAGTCTATAAAGCTTTATATATTTCTGAGGATGACCAACTACTCCTGCAGTGTTATGAGATTGAAAGTGGAGATATGAAGTTGGTTGTTTACGATTCCAAAAATGGTACTTTAAATATTCCCGAGTTTCAAAACAACTATGAACAGATATACCCAAATGTCTACATTGCGAGTTTGATATCACCTTAA